One window of uncultured Trichococcus sp. genomic DNA carries:
- a CDS encoding AraC family transcriptional regulator, protein MDKAQIREKLFTHTKTETHLLQKKSEPQSDFVEKFDSYLNDDGERVYRYTFEKHLESAREKQNERAAFIEGSQLLILKHARFSYTPLHVHDFIEMNYVYSGNIDIIIDGTEISLKEGDFCILDTGVCHRILDTGENDILINFLMRKEYFSTHMLSRLASNSIITQFAVNALSKTQKHDRYLLFNTTNSEFLIDAIEGMLVNYYEPSSYSKDVTDAYMIILFSELLKAFQQKQSSEHRNADHSYIGDILLFIEKNYQDCSLQQIADTFKFNPSYLSRFIKNQTGKSYVALVQELRLNNACILLKNTDTPIESISEQIGYRNVTFFYQKFKQAYGMTPHEYRMSVD, encoded by the coding sequence ATGGATAAAGCACAGATTCGCGAAAAACTATTCACCCATACAAAAACGGAGACGCATTTGCTGCAGAAAAAAAGCGAACCCCAGTCCGATTTCGTTGAAAAATTTGATTCCTATTTGAACGATGATGGCGAACGGGTCTATCGCTATACATTCGAAAAGCATCTGGAAAGCGCAAGAGAGAAACAAAATGAACGCGCCGCTTTTATCGAAGGCAGCCAACTGCTGATCCTGAAGCACGCGCGCTTTTCCTATACCCCGCTGCACGTCCATGATTTCATCGAAATGAACTACGTCTATTCAGGCAATATAGATATTATAATCGATGGGACAGAAATTTCGTTAAAGGAGGGGGATTTTTGCATCCTGGACACCGGCGTTTGCCATCGGATCCTAGATACGGGCGAAAATGATATTCTAATCAACTTCTTGATGAGAAAGGAGTACTTCTCTACCCACATGCTGAGCCGGCTGGCCTCAAACAGCATCATCACCCAGTTTGCGGTCAACGCGCTTTCCAAAACACAGAAACACGACCGCTATCTTCTTTTCAACACAACGAACAGCGAATTTCTGATCGATGCCATCGAGGGGATGCTCGTCAATTACTATGAACCGTCATCCTATTCAAAAGATGTAACCGATGCCTACATGATCATCCTCTTTTCCGAGTTGCTGAAGGCTTTCCAGCAGAAACAATCCAGCGAACACCGCAATGCCGATCATTCCTACATCGGGGACATCCTGCTCTTTATCGAAAAGAATTATCAGGACTGCAGCCTGCAGCAGATTGCGGATACCTTCAAGTTCAATCCGAGTTACCTGAGCCGCTTCATCAAAAACCAGACCGGAAAATCCTATGTCGCGCTGGTCCAGGAACTGCGCCTCAACAACGCCTGCATCCTGCTGAAGAATACCGATACCCCGATAGAAAGCATCAGCGAACAGATCGGTTACAGGAACGTCACTTTCTTCTACCAGAAATTCAAGCAAGCCTATGGTATGACGCCGCACGAATATCGGATGAGCGTGGATTGA